A portion of the Toxotes jaculatrix isolate fToxJac2 chromosome 16, fToxJac2.pri, whole genome shotgun sequence genome contains these proteins:
- the smad2 gene encoding mothers against decapentaplegic homolog 2 isoform X2, whose product MSSILPFTPPVVKRLLGWKKTPAGSGGAGGGIGGVGEQNGGGQEEKWCEKAVKSLVKKLKKTGQLDELEKAISTQNSNTKCVTIPSNCSDLWGLGSGHTIEQWDSAGMYGYPDHSRSLDGRLQVSHRKGLPHVIYCRLWRWPDLHSHHELRAIDTCQYAFNLKKDEVCVNPYHYQRVETPVLPAVLVPRHTEILTELPPLDDFTNSIPENTNFPAGIDPPNNYIPETPPPGYISEDGETSDQQMNQSSPAEMSPSTLSPVSHGLDLQPVTYSEPAFWCSIAYYELNQRVGETFHASQPSLTVDGFTDPSNSERFCLGLLSNVNRNATVEMTRRHIGRGVRLYYIGGEVFAECLSDSAIFVQSPNCNQRYGWHPATVCKIPPGCNLKIFNNQEFAALLAQSVNQGFEAVYQLTRMCTIRMSFVKGWGAEYRRQTVTSTPCWIELHLNGPLQWLDKVLTQMGSPSVRCSSMS is encoded by the exons ATGTCCTCCATCCTTCCCTTCACTCCCCCGGTAGTGAAACGCCTCCTGGGATGGAAGAAGACTCCAGCAGGTAGtgggggagcaggaggaggaataGGAGGAGTAGGGGAGCAGaatggaggaggacaggaggagaagTGGTGTGAAAAAGCTGTGAAGAGCCTGgtgaagaagctgaagaagaCGGGGCAGTTAGATGAGCTAGAGAAAGCCATCAGCACACagaacagcaacacaaagtgtgtcACCATACCCAG caATTGCTCAGATCTATGGGGTCTAGGCTCAGGCCACACGATAGAGCAGTGGGACTCTGCAGGCATGTACGGCTATCCTGACCACAGCAG GTCACTGGACGGACGTCTTCAGGTGTCCCATCGTAAAGGCCTTCCCCACGTCATCTACTGCAGACTGTGGAGATGGCCTGACCTTCACAGCCACCATGAGCTGAGGGCCATTGACACTTGCCAGTACGCCTTCAACCTCAAGAAGGATGAAGTGTGTGTCAATCCCTACCATTACCAGAGAGTGGAGACGCCCG TGCTGCCTGCGGTGCTGGTGCCACGGCATACAGAGATTCTGACAGAGCTTCCGCCTCTAGATGACTTTACAAATTCCATTCCTGAAAATACCAACTTCCCTGCCGGTATAGACCCTCCTAACAACTATATACCAG agacTCCTCCACCTGGCTACATCAGTGAGGATGGAGAGACCAGCGACCAGCAGATGAATCAAA GCTCACCAGCAGAAATGTCACCAAGCACCCTGTCGCCTGTCAGTCATGGTCTGG ACCTTCAGCCAGTGACCTACAGTGAACCAGCTTTCTGGTGCTCTATAGCTTACTATGAGCTAAACCAGCGGGTTGGAGAGACATTCCACGCCTCGCAGCCGTCTCTGACAGTCGATGGCTTCACTGACCCTTCCAACTCTGAACGCTTCTGTCTAGGGCTTCTCAGCAATGTTAACAGGAACGCAACCGTTGAAATGACAAGGAGACATATAG GTCGTGGCGTGAGGTTGTATTACATCGGAGGGGAGGTGTTCGCCGAGTGCCTGAGTGACAGTGCCATTTTTGTCCAGAGTCCTAACTGCAACCAGCGATACGGCTGGCATCCTGCCACAGTCTGCAAAATACCACcag gCTGTAATCTGAAGATTTTTAACAACCAGGAGTTTGCTGCGCTCCTGGCCCAGTCAGTCAATCAGGGGTTCGAGGCAGTCTACCAGCTAACCAGGATGTGCACCATCAGGATGAGTTTCGTCAAGGGCTGGGGAGCAGAGTACAG ACGTCAGACTGTAACCAGCACCCCCTGCTGGATTGAGCTGCATCTCAACGGCCCCCTCCAGTGGTTGGACAAGGTGCTGACCCAGATGGGATCGCCCTCAGTGCGCTGCTCCAGTATGTCATAA
- the smad2 gene encoding mothers against decapentaplegic homolog 2 isoform X1 — protein sequence MSSILPFTPPVVKRLLGWKKTPAGSGGAGGGIGGVGEQNGGGQEEKWCEKAVKSLVKKLKKTGQLDELEKAISTQNSNTKCVTIPSNCSDLWGLGSGHTIEQWDSAGMYGYPDHSRSLDGRLQVSHRKGLPHVIYCRLWRWPDLHSHHELRAIDTCQYAFNLKKDEVCVNPYHYQRVETPVLPAVLVPRHTEILTELPPLDDFTNSIPENTNFPAGIDPPNNYIPETPPPGYISEDGETSDQQMNQSMESGSPAEMSPSTLSPVSHGLDLQPVTYSEPAFWCSIAYYELNQRVGETFHASQPSLTVDGFTDPSNSERFCLGLLSNVNRNATVEMTRRHIGRGVRLYYIGGEVFAECLSDSAIFVQSPNCNQRYGWHPATVCKIPPGCNLKIFNNQEFAALLAQSVNQGFEAVYQLTRMCTIRMSFVKGWGAEYRRQTVTSTPCWIELHLNGPLQWLDKVLTQMGSPSVRCSSMS from the exons ATGTCCTCCATCCTTCCCTTCACTCCCCCGGTAGTGAAACGCCTCCTGGGATGGAAGAAGACTCCAGCAGGTAGtgggggagcaggaggaggaataGGAGGAGTAGGGGAGCAGaatggaggaggacaggaggagaagTGGTGTGAAAAAGCTGTGAAGAGCCTGgtgaagaagctgaagaagaCGGGGCAGTTAGATGAGCTAGAGAAAGCCATCAGCACACagaacagcaacacaaagtgtgtcACCATACCCAG caATTGCTCAGATCTATGGGGTCTAGGCTCAGGCCACACGATAGAGCAGTGGGACTCTGCAGGCATGTACGGCTATCCTGACCACAGCAG GTCACTGGACGGACGTCTTCAGGTGTCCCATCGTAAAGGCCTTCCCCACGTCATCTACTGCAGACTGTGGAGATGGCCTGACCTTCACAGCCACCATGAGCTGAGGGCCATTGACACTTGCCAGTACGCCTTCAACCTCAAGAAGGATGAAGTGTGTGTCAATCCCTACCATTACCAGAGAGTGGAGACGCCCG TGCTGCCTGCGGTGCTGGTGCCACGGCATACAGAGATTCTGACAGAGCTTCCGCCTCTAGATGACTTTACAAATTCCATTCCTGAAAATACCAACTTCCCTGCCGGTATAGACCCTCCTAACAACTATATACCAG agacTCCTCCACCTGGCTACATCAGTGAGGATGGAGAGACCAGCGACCAGCAGATGAATCAAAGTATGGAATCAG GCTCACCAGCAGAAATGTCACCAAGCACCCTGTCGCCTGTCAGTCATGGTCTGG ACCTTCAGCCAGTGACCTACAGTGAACCAGCTTTCTGGTGCTCTATAGCTTACTATGAGCTAAACCAGCGGGTTGGAGAGACATTCCACGCCTCGCAGCCGTCTCTGACAGTCGATGGCTTCACTGACCCTTCCAACTCTGAACGCTTCTGTCTAGGGCTTCTCAGCAATGTTAACAGGAACGCAACCGTTGAAATGACAAGGAGACATATAG GTCGTGGCGTGAGGTTGTATTACATCGGAGGGGAGGTGTTCGCCGAGTGCCTGAGTGACAGTGCCATTTTTGTCCAGAGTCCTAACTGCAACCAGCGATACGGCTGGCATCCTGCCACAGTCTGCAAAATACCACcag gCTGTAATCTGAAGATTTTTAACAACCAGGAGTTTGCTGCGCTCCTGGCCCAGTCAGTCAATCAGGGGTTCGAGGCAGTCTACCAGCTAACCAGGATGTGCACCATCAGGATGAGTTTCGTCAAGGGCTGGGGAGCAGAGTACAG ACGTCAGACTGTAACCAGCACCCCCTGCTGGATTGAGCTGCATCTCAACGGCCCCCTCCAGTGGTTGGACAAGGTGCTGACCCAGATGGGATCGCCCTCAGTGCGCTGCTCCAGTATGTCATAA